Proteins encoded together in one Aliidongia dinghuensis window:
- the rpsT gene encoding 30S ribosomal protein S20 → MANHKSAEKRFRQTLRRTEVNRARIGRIRTFVKKVELAIASGNKDDAKAAFLAAQPELQRGAQKGVLHKNTVARKLSRLNARIAAL, encoded by the coding sequence ATGGCCAATCACAAGTCCGCTGAGAAGCGTTTCCGCCAGACCCTCCGGCGGACCGAGGTCAATCGTGCCCGCATCGGCCGCATCCGTACCTTCGTCAAGAAGGTCGAGTTGGCGATTGCGTCCGGCAACAAGGACGACGCCAAGGCGGCTTTCCTCGCGGCCCAGCCGGAGCTGCAGCGCGGTGCGCAGAAGGGCGTGCTGCACAAGAACACGGTCGCGCGCAAGCTGTCGCGCTTGAACGCCCGGATCGCCGCACTCTAA
- a CDS encoding NAD(P)H-quinone oxidoreductase, whose amino-acid sequence MTALPQTMTAIEIATPGEADVLRPSARPVPAPAAGEVLIKVAAAGVNRPDVLQRQGHYAPPPGATDIPGLEVAGTVVALGFGAHHLNVGDQVCALLAGGGYAEYCAVPAVQCLPVPAGLSFEEAAGLPETFFTVWSNLVDRAHFTPGKTVLIHGGTSGIGTTAIQLVKALGGRAFATAGSYDKAHACERLGAERGINYQLEDFVQITKELTHGHGVDIILDMVAGDYVARNLQAAAVDGVIVNIAFLRGAKVEIDINLVMRKRLTLTGSTLRPRSPAEKGAIAEALHARVWPLIASGAIKPVLYKTFPLAHADEAHRLMESGAHIGKIVLTV is encoded by the coding sequence ATGACCGCTCTGCCTCAGACGATGACCGCGATCGAGATTGCCACGCCGGGCGAGGCCGATGTGCTCCGCCCCTCCGCGCGGCCGGTGCCGGCGCCCGCGGCGGGCGAGGTGCTGATCAAGGTCGCGGCCGCCGGCGTCAACCGGCCCGATGTGCTGCAGCGCCAAGGTCACTACGCGCCGCCGCCGGGCGCGACAGACATCCCAGGGCTCGAGGTCGCCGGCACGGTCGTGGCCCTGGGCTTCGGCGCCCATCACCTCAATGTAGGCGACCAGGTCTGCGCGCTGCTCGCGGGCGGCGGCTATGCCGAATATTGCGCCGTGCCGGCGGTGCAATGCCTGCCCGTCCCGGCCGGCCTTTCGTTCGAGGAGGCGGCCGGCCTGCCCGAGACCTTCTTCACGGTGTGGAGCAATCTCGTCGACCGGGCCCATTTCACGCCCGGCAAGACCGTGCTCATCCACGGCGGCACGAGCGGCATCGGCACGACCGCGATCCAGCTGGTGAAAGCGCTCGGCGGGCGGGCCTTCGCCACCGCCGGCAGCTACGACAAGGCCCATGCCTGCGAGAGGCTCGGCGCCGAGCGCGGCATCAACTACCAGCTCGAGGATTTCGTCCAGATCACGAAGGAACTGACGCACGGTCACGGCGTCGACATCATCCTCGACATGGTTGCGGGCGACTATGTCGCCCGCAATCTCCAGGCCGCGGCGGTCGACGGCGTCATCGTCAATATCGCGTTCCTCCGGGGCGCCAAGGTCGAGATCGACATCAACCTGGTGATGCGCAAGCGCCTGACCCTGACCGGCTCGACGCTCCGCCCGCGCTCGCCGGCGGAAAAGGGCGCCATCGCGGAGGCGCTGCACGCCCGTGTCTGGCCGCTCATCGCCTCCGGGGCGATCAAGCCGGTCCTCTACAAGACCTTCCCGCTCGCCCACGCCGACGAGGCGCACCGCCTGATGGAGAGCGGCGCGCACATCGGCAAGATCGTGCTGACCGTGTGA
- a CDS encoding DUF1013 domain-containing protein, producing the protein MPLPLMPKATAVWLVEHTSLSFDQIAAFCGLHALEVQAIADGEVATMMQGLDPVANGQITKAEIARCEADPALRLRLASGAHPVPATKHKGPKYTPISKRQDKPDAIAWILKNHPELSDAQISRLIGTTKPTIAAIRDRSHWNSPNIKPRNPVAIGLCSQADFEAQLVIARKQNPHAVRAEPLLTEIDEI; encoded by the coding sequence ATGCCGCTGCCCCTGATGCCCAAGGCCACCGCCGTGTGGCTCGTCGAGCATACCTCGCTGTCGTTCGACCAGATCGCGGCGTTCTGCGGCCTGCATGCGCTCGAGGTCCAGGCGATCGCCGACGGTGAAGTCGCGACCATGATGCAGGGCCTGGACCCTGTCGCGAACGGCCAGATCACCAAGGCCGAGATCGCCCGCTGCGAGGCCGACCCGGCGCTGCGCCTCAGGCTCGCGTCCGGCGCCCATCCCGTGCCGGCAACGAAGCACAAGGGCCCGAAATACACGCCGATCTCGAAGCGCCAGGACAAGCCCGACGCCATCGCCTGGATCCTGAAGAACCATCCGGAACTGTCGGACGCGCAGATCTCCCGCCTTATCGGCACGACCAAGCCGACCATCGCCGCGATCCGCGACCGCTCGCACTGGAACTCGCCCAACATCAAGCCGCGCAACCCGGTCGCGATCGGCCTCTGCAGCCAGGCGGACTTCGAGGCCCAGCTCGTCATCGCACGCAAGCAGAACCCGCACGCGGTCCGCGCCGAGCCGCTCCTGACCGAGATCGACGAGATCTAA